In Eubalaena glacialis isolate mEubGla1 chromosome 4, mEubGla1.1.hap2.+ XY, whole genome shotgun sequence, the genomic window CTCTAATACAATCTGACGACTCCCATAGGTCTGGGACCTCTTGGTGTCGCTAGGCAAAAGCAAACTGCCTGTATTTACATTAAATGTCCGGGTCTTGGTTTTCACTGGTTCATTTGTTTACCGATAAAGCCTCACTGGAGAAGGTTTGAGAGCCTTCTGGACCATATTATAATTGCCAACAGTAAGCGCTACATCTTCGTTGAGCTTAAGCTTCAACCTGTAGAGCACGCGCTTCCTGGTCTCCTTGGCGGGAACCTTCCTCAACAGGTCTTTGAGCTTGCTCGACTCCTCAAAGTGAACCCCTATGTCCTCATCCTTTGCTATGCTGATAATATCTCTGTAGAACAAGGATATATCAAAGCCCCCACGTTTCTTTAGGTGCAACAAATCAAGGAAGATACCTGTGCCGTGGAGATCCCCAGCTTTGGTCGTGGCCTGGCTGGCTTTGGCCTTGGCCCGGCTGGCTTTGGCACTGTCGTTGCCGTGGGGGTCACCTTCATTGGTGAAAAGCATGACCCTCTTATGGCTCATCTTGAACTGGACATCGCTAAAGAGGTTGGCACAGACGCACAGTACTTCACTTAGGGAGTAGTCAGATCCATGGCCAACTAGGTCTTGGAAATGTTTCTTCCCCTCCTGCCCCTTAACGTGGTCAAGCTCTAGCACTCGTTTAGCACCTGGATTATCCAATTCCTGCAAGAcgcaaatatttttgaaattcactGAATTTTCGTCCTTCTTGGTACCATAGAACACCACTGCCAAGAGATCTCGATCACTGCTTATGATCTTATTGGTGTATACACTCCGGATACACTGGATGCTCATGTCAAAAGGAGTCAACTCATCTTCATCCTGAGTTTCAAACATGGCCTTGGAAGCATCaatcaaaaaaatcaaactatcTCTTCCTGAATATTTATAATCTCCACCTGCTTCAAGGCCCTCCTCTTGATCTTCTTCTTCCTCATCACCCTGATTTTTGTAATAAGACTCCCACCCTGACATGTTGGTTACTTGAGCGCAATGAAGAGATCAATTTGGGCAGAGGTAATGGGgttttaaaagatacttttaCATTAAATTATATTAGTCATATTGTTATTAAGGCCCAAATCTGGGTTAATGAGAAGATTAACTCACTACTTACTTTGCTCTGAAATTAAGAACAGATTTGGAACCTTCACTTTAAGAGTTGTTAATGTATCAAGACAATGTTTGTTCAAGCTCAGTAAAGTGCAGTGAGGAGGGAAGGGTCCTAGATAAGAAGTTGGAGGGCTGGGCCTGGGTCGTAGACCCCCCTCTGCTTCTGACTGGATGTGTACTTcacctctggcctcagtttcttcattagtgaaagaaggaggaggagaaggagaagaagaaagaggaggatgaaataaaaaaaaagaaagaacagatttGGAAATAATCACTAGAAGATTTATGGGACTAGATCTCTCATTTACAGTGACCAATTTTCTTGGAAAATCTGCCAGACAGCATGGACTATCATAGGCTAAAGAAGGCATTGGGGCTTTTTGATATTATAATAATCTATGAACTGAAAAATTAAGCTATTAAATAACTGGCAAAAGAGTAAAAGCAAATGCAGAAAATAAAGGCCATTAATGTAAATTCAATTTCTTGGGGATAGTGTGATGTAGCACACGTGGGCCAAAGGAACTATAATGCTTTGGCAAAAATTCAGAAATTGAGATATCGTATCCATAGAGACGTAGCAACACCTAAGACTTATACGGGATCCAGGTTTTGCAGTCATAGGTTCTCAGCACAGTTGGACAGATGAAGACAAAAATGCAGATGACTACATAACAATGCAAGAATCAGAGAATAAGAAAGAATGATCAAAGGATTATCATATGATAGCAAATTTTTAACTGCCAAATGAGAAGTTTGGAAAGAAATGTTTTGAGTTCAGAGTAAACTAAGCTTACATTGGACAAAAGCAGTAGAAAGAGTGTGTTGTTTGAAGTTACGCTGAGATTTGAAGTCTTAGCTCTTCACTACttaaatcaatttttctttttggccaagttacttaacctggGTTTCaactttcttatctataaaatcgGAATAACATTAGCTAACAGGAAAGACTGCTGTGAAGGTTGGCACGGGGCCTaacacctagtaggtgctcaagactACAAGACTACCCAAGTAGTTATGGCTACTAACTACTACCACCAGGATCTTCTGGAAGCAgaacaaatataagaaatgtGATTCTGTTGGTGATAGGCAGTGAATAAGTGAATTTAACTTGAATAGAGATTGTTGGAAGAAGTAGTAGGAGATAAGTTTAACAGGTAAGATGGGCctaaataatttcttttccttgaaatcTTGACAAAAGAATTTAGGTTTTACTGTCATTGGTAATGGGAGACTATTGTAGACTCATGCCAAAAGCAGTGGGTAAGTAGATTCGTCAGTGGCACCACAAAAGATAAACttgggaaaaggcaaggaaagcaGTTAGGTGGATGTTACAATAATCCGAGTATGAGATAATGACCTTGACTAAGATGGTAGctgcagaaatggaaataaaagggcAAATATGAGGTATTTTAAGAAAGAATAGACTAAATTTGAacttcccagctgtgtgcccAGGTGTTACAAGTCAGTTGAGATACTGATCCGCAAAGGCCTTGGGGGCTGTGGGGGACCCCTTACCCACCATCAGGCAATAAATTCCAGACACAGGTAGCTTTTTTTGGTTTACCCAGCCAATCCCATATTGTCATTTCCTGTGCAGGACTTGAAAAATTCTGAACTAAAGTGCTTAATGCCAGTCTGGAtataaggaaagaagggaagaaagaattaTAATGACCACAACACTTTCATTCTTCAAGACAAGATGGGGAGGTGTGGATGGAAATGGCATAGGTAGGGAAGGAAACTAGTTTAGAGAATTTTGTTTTGGGTATTTCAGGGGCTCTGCATGTGAAATAGTTGTGTGAATAGTTCGTTGGGAAAACAGGATTAGAACAAAGATGAGACATATCTTAGAGATAGAGATTATTTGCAATTGTACTTGATGCCACTTAACTGATAATGGAATACAGTCAACTACATTTGGTTAAAGCACTACTCATAGGGTGTGAATTAATGGTTTGCTCTCAGCCTGCTCTATCTCCTTTGTCTTAAGGTCTgttctattaattattttaatcttcattATAGATAAAGATATGGAAGCATTctgatatttacaaatcatacaaATATGGGAGAACTAGCTAAAACATTGGCTGATATAATCAAGATTCAGAATGATTC contains:
- the LOC133089642 gene encoding LOW QUALITY PROTEIN: X-ray repair cross-complementing protein 6-like (The sequence of the model RefSeq protein was modified relative to this genomic sequence to represent the inferred CDS: deleted 1 base in 1 codon; substituted 1 base at 1 genomic stop codon), whose product is MSGWESYYKNQGDEEEEDQEEGLEAGGDYKYSGRDSLIFLIDASKAMFETQDEDELTPFDMSIQCIRSVYTNKIISSDRDLLAVVFYGTKKDENSVNFKNICVLQELDNPGAKRVLELDHVKGQEGKKHFQDLVGHGSDYSLSEVLCVCANLFSDVQFKMSHKRVMLFTNEGDPHGNDSAKASRAKAKASQATTKAGDLHGTGIFLDLLHLKKRGGFDISLFYRDIISIAKDEDIGVHFEESSKLKDLLRKVPAKETRKRVLYRLKLKLNEDVALTVGNYNMVQKALKPSPVRLYRXTNEPVKTKTRTFNVNTGSLLLPSDTKRSQTYGSRQIVLEKEGTEELKWFDEPGLILICFKTLIMLKKHHYLRPSLFVYPEESLINGSSTLFSALLTKCLEKEVMAVCRYTPCQNIPPCFVALMPQEEELDDQKIQVTPPGFQLIFLPYADDKRKVPFTEKVMANPEQVDKMKAIVQKLRFKYRSDSFENPVLQQHFRNMEALALDLMEAEQAMDLTLPKVEEMDKRLGSLVDELKELVYPPDYNPEEKVPKRNQDDESSGSKRPKVELSEEELKTHVSKGTLGKLTVPTLKEACRVYRLKSGTKKQELLEALTKHFQKA